A window of the Comamonas sp. Y33R10-2 genome harbors these coding sequences:
- a CDS encoding GntR family transcriptional regulator yields MTSKMLTPLALYEQVAEQLRQRIFRQELEPGVWIDELKIAEEFGISRTPMREALKVLATEGLVTMKLRRGAYVTEVSRKDISDVYHLLSLLEADAASEVAGKASDEELQRLKQIHDELKQQTANSDRFFALNESFHMEILEIANNRWRIQLVADLRKVMKLNRHKSLFKQGRIEDSLAEHDAIMQALLERQPHIAMNAVKQHFRNGLEAAV; encoded by the coding sequence ATGACATCCAAAATGCTTACACCCCTCGCGCTATATGAACAGGTCGCTGAACAGCTACGCCAACGCATTTTTCGGCAAGAGCTCGAACCTGGCGTATGGATTGATGAGCTAAAGATTGCCGAAGAATTCGGCATCAGCCGCACTCCTATGCGTGAAGCATTAAAGGTTCTGGCCACTGAAGGGCTAGTTACCATGAAGCTGCGCCGTGGTGCTTATGTCACCGAGGTGTCGCGAAAAGATATTTCGGACGTCTATCACCTGCTGAGCCTGCTCGAAGCCGATGCCGCTTCAGAAGTTGCGGGCAAGGCCAGTGATGAAGAGTTGCAACGCTTAAAGCAAATCCACGATGAACTAAAGCAGCAAACTGCCAACTCAGATCGCTTCTTTGCGCTCAACGAGAGTTTTCACATGGAGATTCTGGAAATTGCCAATAACCGCTGGCGCATCCAGTTGGTGGCAGACCTGCGCAAGGTTATGAAGCTCAACCGCCACAAGTCGCTTTTCAAACAAGGCCGCATTGAGGACTCACTGGCCGAGCATGACGCCATCATGCAAGCCCTGCTAGAGCGTCAGCCGCATATCGCAATGAATGCAGTCAAGCAGCACTTTAGAAATGGGCTGGAAGCAGCGGTTTAG
- a CDS encoding MHYT domain-containing protein: MLENFFWSSSPGVQLQHGEHDPFLVLLSLAVCWIASSQALRHAAFARLATKPQLRCWSIAGGSLALGIGIWAMHFIGMLAYSLHETVQYDLLRTVISILPGIAASAVALTLLSRNEISPKQLMIGGLIVGVGIATMHYSGMAAMRMSSPHKYSPFWFAVSLIVGVALATLALWVRFGLNRSSIKHDTLRKTLAALIMGGAIAGMHYIAMLALRVTADHSSHGIAASNDKLILALTIALITLAIGGLIAQANGLIHYRTRWQKVDMNEARLSALVNMAADGIICIDNRGLVTDYNPAAEAIFGWTAEEVLGQNVKMLMPSALSGQHDHYLDRHETGQRNAQPPLKNKISEVLGQNKQGALVPLRLALSQAEARGQRIYVGLLTDLTDRKKTEHQLHIAATVFDHSYEGMVVLDANRKVVDINPAFERMSGLSRKIAKNKEFISLFIHDDEDSRWHEIWTQIGRNGHWQGACTMRHDAHTHQISLTAVRDEQQRLHHYIAVCYQRIDIPLTVSI, from the coding sequence ATGTTAGAGAATTTTTTTTGGAGTTCATCTCCAGGAGTCCAGCTACAGCACGGTGAGCACGATCCTTTCTTGGTTCTGCTGTCACTCGCTGTTTGCTGGATTGCTTCCTCTCAGGCTCTTCGCCATGCGGCTTTTGCGCGTCTAGCCACTAAACCCCAACTGCGCTGCTGGTCTATTGCTGGCGGTTCGCTGGCGCTGGGTATAGGGATCTGGGCCATGCACTTTATTGGCATGCTGGCTTACTCCCTGCATGAGACTGTGCAATATGACCTGCTGCGCACGGTTATTTCAATCCTTCCAGGCATAGCGGCTTCAGCTGTTGCCCTCACCTTGTTATCTCGCAATGAGATCAGCCCCAAACAATTAATGATTGGCGGCCTGATTGTTGGCGTTGGTATTGCCACCATGCATTACAGCGGTATGGCAGCCATGCGCATGTCGTCGCCGCATAAGTACTCACCTTTTTGGTTTGCGGTTTCACTCATTGTTGGCGTGGCTTTAGCGACTTTGGCGCTTTGGGTACGTTTTGGACTCAACCGCTCCAGCATCAAGCACGACACACTGCGCAAAACACTGGCAGCGCTCATCATGGGCGGCGCGATTGCAGGCATGCACTATATTGCCATGCTGGCGCTGCGAGTCACCGCTGATCACAGCAGTCACGGCATCGCAGCCAGCAATGACAAGCTTATTCTTGCCCTGACCATCGCTTTGATTACGCTCGCCATCGGCGGCCTGATTGCCCAAGCCAACGGCTTGATCCACTACCGTACTCGCTGGCAAAAAGTCGATATGAATGAGGCCCGCTTGAGTGCCTTAGTCAATATGGCTGCCGACGGCATTATCTGCATAGACAATCGCGGCCTAGTGACCGACTACAACCCGGCGGCTGAAGCCATTTTTGGCTGGACTGCAGAAGAAGTGCTTGGCCAGAACGTGAAGATGCTCATGCCTTCGGCATTGTCCGGTCAGCACGATCATTATCTTGACCGCCATGAGACAGGTCAGCGCAATGCACAGCCGCCCCTGAAAAACAAAATTTCTGAAGTACTGGGGCAAAACAAGCAAGGCGCTCTAGTGCCACTTCGCCTCGCATTAAGTCAAGCCGAAGCACGCGGCCAGCGCATCTACGTGGGCTTGCTGACAGATTTAACCGATCGCAAAAAAACCGAGCACCAGCTGCATATTGCCGCTACTGTTTTTGATCATTCTTATGAAGGCATGGTGGTGCTTGACGCCAACCGTAAAGTGGTCGATATCAACCCAGCTTTTGAGCGCATGAGCGGTTTGAGCCGAAAAATTGCGAAGAATAAAGAATTTATCAGTTTGTTTATTCACGACGATGAAGATTCTCGCTGGCATGAAATTTGGACTCAAATAGGCCGCAACGGCCATTGGCAAGGTGCTTGCACCATGCGCCATGACGCGCATACCCACCAAATTTCCTTAACCGCCGTGCGAGACGAGCAGCAGCGCCTGCACCACTACATTGCCGTTTGTTATCAGCGCATTGATATTCCACTAACCGTTTCGATCTGA
- a CDS encoding long-chain fatty acid--CoA ligase, giving the protein MDHQSANDVLGLKALSENLKIAQAQTLPELLAIRVRTTPLGEAYREFDEASNNWKSLSWADTAERVARWSRALCASNLPQGARVAILLPNGFDAMSIDQACLRCGYVPVPLHAIDNAGSIAYILADSGASLLVVAEARAWDRICATGQYLPALQIVIHAKQTKQDEASNRRPAEIAEGSQDAVKALYAKPMIVLSAWLQAGDKSVTELPAAPLKTDLAGIVYTSGTTGKPKGVMLTHDNVVSDVHAVMQRVIALQEDVFLSFLPLSHTFERTTGYYLAVATGSCVAYARSVALLSQDLKSIRPTVLISVPRIYERVFAKVQETLALSPNKHKLFDAAVNKGWLSFCAKQGIPISKPQTAEQSNGGWADLVPAWLLRKLVAQPLLAQFGGRLRIAVSGGAPLSPTIARAFLGLGLPMVQGYGMTETAPVVSANGLDDNWPDTVGKSLPGINVRIGDDQELQISGPIVMRGYWNRPADTAKTFTADGWLKTGDQAALENGRIRIKGRIKEIIVTSTGEKVPPNDVEQAIMVDPLFEQVFVVGENQPFIACVAVVNAVEWEVMAKSLGLNPDEKSSLEHSASKREALARIEKQTRSFAKYAVPRAICLVKDSWNIDNGLMTPTLKLKRKNLMAFYEKDIALMYGVQPDSWKTKD; this is encoded by the coding sequence ATGGATCATCAAAGTGCGAACGATGTACTAGGCCTGAAAGCTCTGAGCGAGAACTTGAAGATTGCGCAAGCTCAAACTTTGCCAGAGCTTTTAGCCATCCGGGTTCGCACTACTCCACTCGGCGAGGCCTACCGCGAGTTCGATGAAGCTAGCAACAACTGGAAAAGCCTAAGCTGGGCAGATACTGCAGAGCGTGTTGCCCGCTGGAGCCGAGCACTTTGCGCATCCAATCTGCCGCAAGGTGCACGCGTTGCCATCTTGCTGCCCAATGGTTTTGATGCCATGTCGATTGATCAGGCATGCCTGCGCTGCGGCTATGTGCCTGTCCCACTGCACGCCATCGATAACGCCGGAAGCATTGCTTACATTCTGGCCGACTCTGGCGCATCGCTGCTGGTTGTGGCCGAAGCCAGAGCCTGGGATCGCATCTGTGCCACAGGCCAATATTTGCCTGCGCTCCAAATAGTCATCCATGCAAAGCAAACCAAGCAAGATGAGGCATCAAACAGGCGCCCCGCAGAGATTGCGGAAGGCTCGCAAGACGCAGTCAAAGCCCTTTACGCCAAGCCGATGATTGTTCTGAGCGCTTGGCTACAAGCAGGGGACAAAAGCGTTACGGAGCTCCCTGCTGCGCCACTAAAAACCGATCTCGCTGGCATTGTCTACACCTCAGGCACCACTGGCAAACCCAAGGGAGTGATGCTCACGCATGACAATGTGGTCAGCGATGTGCATGCAGTGATGCAGCGCGTCATCGCCTTACAGGAAGATGTTTTTCTCTCCTTTTTGCCACTTTCGCATACGTTTGAAAGAACCACCGGCTACTACTTGGCCGTCGCGACAGGTTCTTGCGTGGCATACGCACGCTCGGTTGCCCTTCTTTCTCAGGACTTGAAAAGTATCCGGCCGACCGTATTGATCTCCGTACCTCGCATCTACGAGCGCGTCTTTGCCAAGGTGCAAGAAACATTGGCACTGAGCCCGAATAAGCACAAGCTGTTTGATGCGGCTGTTAACAAAGGCTGGCTCAGTTTCTGCGCCAAGCAGGGCATTCCCATTTCAAAACCGCAAACTGCAGAGCAAAGCAATGGCGGCTGGGCCGATTTAGTGCCTGCATGGCTTTTGCGAAAGCTTGTAGCTCAGCCCTTGCTTGCCCAATTTGGTGGTCGCTTGCGAATCGCCGTCAGCGGCGGTGCCCCGCTCTCCCCCACCATTGCACGCGCCTTTTTAGGTCTTGGCCTGCCAATGGTGCAAGGCTATGGAATGACAGAAACAGCGCCTGTTGTCAGCGCCAATGGACTCGATGACAACTGGCCAGATACGGTGGGGAAGTCCTTGCCCGGTATCAACGTGCGTATTGGCGATGATCAAGAGTTGCAAATTTCAGGACCTATCGTCATGCGCGGCTACTGGAACCGTCCTGCAGATACGGCGAAGACATTCACCGCTGATGGCTGGCTGAAAACCGGAGATCAAGCAGCTTTAGAAAATGGTCGTATCCGAATCAAAGGCCGCATCAAGGAGATCATCGTCACCTCAACGGGTGAGAAAGTTCCGCCCAATGATGTGGAGCAAGCCATCATGGTCGACCCGCTGTTTGAGCAAGTCTTTGTCGTTGGCGAAAACCAGCCTTTCATTGCCTGCGTTGCCGTAGTCAATGCGGTGGAATGGGAGGTCATGGCCAAAAGTCTGGGCTTGAATCCAGACGAAAAATCCAGTCTTGAGCACTCTGCATCGAAGCGCGAGGCCTTGGCTCGCATCGAAAAGCAAACACGTAGCTTTGCTAAATATGCAGTGCCCAGAGCCATTTGCCTTGTCAAAGACTCATGGAACATTGATAACGGTTTGATGACCCCTACCCTCAAGCTCAAGCGTAAGAACTTGATGGCGTTCTACGAAAAAGATATTGCCCTGATGTACGGAGTCCAACCAGATAGCTGGAAGACAAAGGACTGA
- the dusA gene encoding tRNA dihydrouridine(20/20a) synthase DusA → MTDTQQHSIWRMSVAPMMDWTDRHCRYFHRLLSQHTLLYTEMVTTGALVHGDVARHLRFSAEEHPVALQLGGSEPVDLAHSARLGEQWGYKEINLNCGCPSERVQRGVFGACLMNEASLVADCVKAMADVVSVPVTVKHRIGIDKVESYDFVRDFVGIVADAGCNVFVVHARNAWLKGLSPKENREVPPLRYEIVAQLKRDFPHLTIAVNGGIKTDEVVQQQLELVDGVMVGREAYHNPWWMASWDALYYQDESKERTREAVEEQMVLYMEREAREHGTNWYSIARHMLGLRNSLAGARRWRQVWSDHRLKTLPAHEVMKIARTKSGEAD, encoded by the coding sequence ATGACCGATACACAACAACACTCCATCTGGCGCATGTCCGTTGCGCCAATGATGGATTGGACCGATAGACATTGCCGTTACTTTCATCGCCTGCTCAGCCAGCACACCCTGCTCTACACCGAGATGGTGACGACAGGAGCCTTGGTGCATGGAGATGTGGCACGTCATCTGCGCTTTTCAGCTGAAGAACACCCTGTAGCGCTGCAATTAGGTGGCTCAGAGCCAGTAGATCTGGCGCACAGCGCGCGTTTAGGCGAGCAATGGGGCTACAAAGAGATCAACCTTAACTGCGGCTGCCCTAGCGAGCGGGTGCAGCGCGGCGTGTTTGGCGCTTGCTTGATGAATGAAGCATCTTTGGTAGCGGATTGCGTTAAGGCCATGGCCGATGTGGTGTCGGTCCCCGTCACCGTCAAACACCGCATTGGTATCGACAAAGTTGAAAGCTACGACTTTGTTCGCGATTTTGTGGGCATTGTGGCTGATGCTGGCTGCAATGTGTTTGTGGTTCATGCCCGTAATGCCTGGCTCAAAGGCTTGTCGCCCAAGGAAAACCGCGAGGTTCCGCCGCTGCGCTATGAAATCGTGGCCCAACTCAAGCGCGACTTCCCTCATCTAACCATTGCTGTCAATGGCGGCATCAAAACTGACGAGGTGGTGCAGCAGCAGCTTGAGCTGGTTGACGGCGTGATGGTGGGGCGCGAGGCCTATCACAACCCCTGGTGGATGGCTTCTTGGGATGCTCTTTACTATCAAGATGAGAGCAAAGAGCGAACGCGTGAGGCTGTTGAAGAGCAGATGGTGCTTTATATGGAGCGTGAAGCACGCGAGCATGGCACGAACTGGTATTCCATTGCCCGTCACATGCTGGGGCTTCGCAACAGCCTAGCCGGTGCTCGCCGCTGGCGTCAGGTGTGGAGCGATCACCGCCTGAAAACTCTGCCCGCACATGAGGTGATGAAGATTGCCCGAACCAAGTCCGGCGAAGCCGACTGA
- a CDS encoding polyhydroxyalkanoate depolymerase: protein MLYQIYEMQRSMVEPFADFAQAASKFYNNPHSAFSKVPLAQRMAAGFNLVYRLGKDYEKPEFDLRNVEVDGVDVTIRERVEIDKPFCELRRFKRFSDDPKTLDAMLSQPVVLIVAPLSGHYATLLRDTVQSMLGGHKVYITDWKNARTVPLSEGEFHLDDYVNYVQEFIRYLQGRYGQCHVVSVCQPTVPVLAAVSLMASRGESTPLSMTMMGGPIDARRSPTAVNNLAETRSYDWFKSNVIYEVPKNYPGAGRRVYPGFLQYSGFVAMNPDRHANSHYDYFKDLIKGDEASAEHHRKFYDEYNAVLDMDADYYLETIATVFQEYKLVNGTWNVKNEQGELELVRPQDIKTTALLTVEGELDDISGSGQTRAAHDLCSSIPENAQKHIEVQGAGHYGIFSGSRWRKTVYPQVRDFILSHQPAAATAASAAGHVSSASDDAPVAESLIDDEHAKQPKTGQNSAPAPHKRNNHRARG, encoded by the coding sequence ATGCTCTATCAGATTTACGAAATGCAACGCTCAATGGTCGAGCCATTTGCTGACTTTGCCCAAGCCGCTTCCAAGTTCTATAACAACCCCCATTCGGCCTTTAGCAAGGTTCCGCTGGCCCAGCGCATGGCCGCAGGCTTCAATCTTGTTTATCGCTTGGGTAAGGACTATGAAAAACCTGAGTTCGACCTGCGCAATGTCGAAGTAGACGGTGTCGATGTCACCATCCGCGAGCGTGTAGAGATTGATAAGCCGTTTTGTGAGCTGCGCCGCTTCAAGCGCTTTTCAGACGACCCCAAAACGCTGGACGCCATGCTCAGCCAGCCCGTGGTGCTGATCGTCGCTCCTCTGTCTGGCCATTACGCAACGTTGCTGCGCGATACCGTGCAAAGCATGTTGGGAGGCCATAAGGTCTACATCACCGACTGGAAGAACGCCCGCACCGTGCCACTGTCCGAAGGTGAGTTTCACCTCGACGACTACGTGAACTACGTGCAAGAGTTCATTCGCTACCTGCAAGGCCGCTACGGTCAGTGCCATGTGGTCAGCGTGTGCCAGCCCACCGTGCCCGTGCTGGCCGCGGTATCGCTGATGGCCAGCCGCGGCGAGAGCACACCTTTGTCCATGACCATGATGGGCGGCCCCATTGATGCCCGCCGCTCGCCTACCGCCGTGAACAATCTTGCGGAGACCCGCAGCTACGATTGGTTTAAGAGCAACGTTATTTACGAAGTGCCGAAAAACTATCCCGGTGCAGGCCGCCGTGTGTATCCCGGCTTTTTGCAGTATTCGGGCTTTGTGGCGATGAACCCTGACCGCCATGCCAACAGCCATTACGACTACTTCAAGGACTTGATCAAGGGCGATGAGGCCAGCGCTGAGCATCACCGCAAGTTCTACGACGAGTACAACGCCGTGCTGGACATGGATGCGGACTACTACTTGGAAACCATTGCGACCGTCTTCCAAGAGTACAAACTTGTGAACGGCACTTGGAATGTGAAAAACGAGCAAGGCGAGCTTGAGTTGGTGCGCCCCCAAGACATCAAAACTACTGCCTTGCTGACCGTAGAAGGCGAGCTTGACGATATCTCCGGCTCTGGCCAGACCCGCGCAGCACATGACCTGTGCTCCAGCATCCCCGAAAACGCACAAAAGCATATTGAAGTGCAAGGCGCTGGCCACTACGGCATCTTCAGCGGCAGCCGCTGGCGCAAGACTGTGTACCCACAGGTGCGCGACTTCATCCTTTCTCACCAGCCAGCAGCCGCAACAGCCGCCAGCGCTGCAGGTCATGTCAGCAGCGCAAGCGACGATGCACCCGTGGCAGAAAGCTTGATCGACGACGAGCACGCCAAGCAGCCAAAAACAGGTCAAAATAGCGCCCCCGCCCCGCATAAGCGCAACAACCATCGCGCCAGGGGCTAA
- the rsxB gene encoding electron transport complex subunit RsxB produces the protein MNASPSAASSLQALAANIDAALPQTQCTRCGYPDCASYAGAIASREAPINQCPPGGQEGVRRLALITGQPESPLSAEHGIDAPRALAVIDEAWCIGCTLCIKACPTDAILGANKRMHTVIADHCTGCELCIPVCPVDCIELINASGDATGWNAWSPAQADHARSRYSDHVQRTGRKANAPVRTTALSAATEMPAEATTEATLDTPQLAVPASDKKATIAAILAKAKAQRAGL, from the coding sequence ATGAACGCATCACCGTCCGCAGCCTCTTCGCTTCAAGCACTGGCTGCGAACATTGATGCAGCCCTGCCCCAGACCCAATGCACGCGCTGCGGATACCCCGATTGCGCGTCCTATGCCGGGGCCATTGCCAGCAGAGAAGCCCCCATCAATCAATGCCCGCCGGGCGGGCAAGAAGGCGTGCGCCGTCTGGCGCTCATTACCGGCCAGCCTGAGTCACCTTTGAGCGCCGAGCACGGCATAGACGCTCCGCGCGCCTTGGCCGTCATTGACGAGGCTTGGTGCATTGGTTGCACGCTGTGCATCAAGGCCTGCCCTACCGATGCCATTTTGGGCGCCAACAAGCGCATGCACACCGTCATTGCCGATCACTGCACCGGCTGCGAGTTGTGCATTCCAGTCTGCCCTGTGGACTGTATTGAACTCATCAATGCCAGTGGTGATGCCACGGGCTGGAATGCTTGGAGCCCCGCACAGGCTGACCATGCCCGCAGCCGCTACAGCGACCATGTACAGCGCACAGGCCGCAAAGCCAATGCGCCGGTACGCACCACAGCATTGTCAGCCGCCACAGAAATGCCCGCTGAAGCCACCACCGAGGCAACGCTTGACACCCCGCAGCTAGCAGTGCCAGCCAGCGATAAAAAAGCGACGATTGCCGCCATCTTGGCCAAAGCCAAAGCCCAACGCGCCGGGCTTTGA
- the dapC gene encoding succinyldiaminopimelate transaminase encodes MNPLLSRLQPYPFERLRQLFASVQPPAGVRPISLGIGEPRHATPPFIEQALSSELQGLSVYPATAGMPVLREACAKWANQRYGLELDAATQIIPVNGSREALFAFTQVVVDNTKAGARVICPNPFYQIYEGATLLAGATPYYAASDAARNFAVNWDAVPEDVWQNTQMIFVCSPGNPTGAVMPLSEWEKLFALSDKHGFVIASDECYSEIYFQEEAPLGGLEAAKKLGRHDFKNLVMFTSLSKRSNVPGLRSGFVAGDATLLKSFLLYRTYHGGAMSPVVQTASVAAWNDEAHVQENRRLYREKFAQVTPVLAKVMDVKLPDASFYLWAGIPAELGMDDAQFAKELYIHTGVTVLPGSYLAREAQGFNPGANRIRMALVAETAECLEAAQRIAQFIASRTH; translated from the coding sequence ATGAACCCCCTGCTCTCGCGCCTCCAGCCTTATCCGTTTGAACGCCTTCGTCAGCTGTTTGCCTCTGTACAGCCGCCAGCAGGTGTGCGTCCCATCAGTCTCGGCATTGGCGAGCCGCGCCACGCCACGCCGCCTTTTATCGAGCAAGCCCTAAGTAGCGAACTCCAAGGACTGTCGGTTTACCCCGCTACCGCCGGTATGCCCGTGCTGCGCGAGGCCTGCGCAAAGTGGGCCAACCAGCGCTACGGCCTTGAGCTTGATGCCGCCACGCAGATCATTCCCGTCAATGGCTCGCGTGAAGCGCTGTTTGCCTTCACTCAAGTGGTGGTGGACAACACCAAAGCTGGTGCGCGCGTCATTTGCCCCAACCCCTTCTACCAAATCTACGAAGGCGCGACGCTGCTCGCTGGTGCAACGCCTTACTACGCAGCCAGCGACGCAGCACGCAACTTTGCCGTAAACTGGGATGCAGTGCCCGAGGATGTGTGGCAGAACACGCAGATGATTTTTGTGTGCTCGCCCGGCAACCCCACAGGCGCGGTGATGCCCTTGTCAGAATGGGAAAAGCTCTTTGCCCTGTCCGACAAGCATGGCTTTGTGATTGCCAGCGACGAGTGCTATAGCGAGATCTACTTCCAAGAAGAAGCGCCCTTGGGCGGACTGGAAGCCGCTAAAAAGCTGGGCCGTCATGATTTTAAGAACTTGGTGATGTTCACCAGCCTGTCCAAGCGCAGCAATGTGCCCGGCCTGCGCAGCGGCTTTGTGGCGGGCGATGCTACCCTGCTCAAGTCCTTCTTGCTCTACCGTACCTACCACGGCGGCGCGATGAGCCCTGTGGTGCAAACCGCATCAGTGGCCGCTTGGAACGATGAGGCCCATGTCCAAGAAAACCGCCGCCTGTACCGCGAGAAGTTTGCACAGGTTACGCCCGTGCTCGCCAAAGTCATGGATGTGAAGCTGCCCGATGCCAGCTTCTACCTGTGGGCCGGCATTCCTGCAGAGTTAGGCATGGATGATGCGCAATTCGCCAAGGAGCTGTACATTCATACAGGCGTCACGGTTTTGCCAGGTAGCTACTTGGCCCGAGAGGCTCAAGGCTTTAACCCCGGCGCCAACCGCATTCGCATGGCGCTGGTGGCAGAAACGGCAGAATGTCTGGAAGCGGCGCAGCGCATCGCCCAGTTCATCGCAAGCCGTACGCACTGA
- the dapD gene encoding 2,3,4,5-tetrahydropyridine-2,6-dicarboxylate N-succinyltransferase: MTQQLQSIIDAAWENRSEISAKSAPKEVAEAVQHALNELNNGTLRVATREGVGQWTVHQWLKKAVLLSFRLNDNKLIQSGDLNFFDKVPTKYEGMSEAEIAATGVRVVPPAVARRGSFIAPGAILMPSYVNIGAYVDSGTMVDTWATVGSCAQVGKNVHLSGGVGLGGVLEPLQANPTIIEDNCFIGARSEVVEGVIVEENSVISMGVYIGQSTPIFNRETGETTFGRVPAGSVVVSGNLPKKTKDGKDYSMYAAIIVKTVDAKTRSTTSLNDLLRD; encoded by the coding sequence ATGACCCAACAACTGCAATCCATCATTGACGCCGCCTGGGAAAACCGTTCAGAGATCTCTGCCAAGTCCGCTCCTAAGGAAGTGGCTGAAGCAGTTCAGCATGCTTTGAACGAACTCAATAACGGTACGCTGCGCGTGGCGACCCGTGAAGGCGTGGGTCAGTGGACTGTGCACCAGTGGCTGAAAAAGGCCGTGCTGCTGTCCTTCCGACTGAACGACAACAAGCTGATCCAATCGGGTGACCTGAACTTCTTTGACAAGGTCCCCACCAAGTACGAAGGTATGAGCGAAGCCGAAATCGCCGCCACCGGCGTGCGCGTGGTGCCGCCTGCTGTGGCCCGCCGCGGCTCTTTCATCGCCCCTGGCGCCATCCTGATGCCTTCCTACGTGAACATCGGTGCCTACGTGGACTCCGGCACCATGGTGGACACTTGGGCCACCGTGGGCTCCTGCGCCCAAGTGGGCAAGAACGTTCACCTGTCGGGTGGCGTGGGCCTGGGCGGCGTGCTCGAACCCCTGCAAGCCAACCCCACCATCATTGAAGACAACTGCTTCATCGGTGCCCGCTCCGAAGTGGTCGAAGGCGTGATCGTGGAAGAAAACTCCGTCATCTCCATGGGCGTGTACATCGGCCAGTCCACCCCCATCTTCAATCGCGAAACCGGTGAAACCACCTTCGGCCGCGTGCCCGCTGGCTCCGTGGTGGTGTCGGGCAACCTGCCCAAGAAGACCAAGGACGGCAAGGACTACTCCATGTATGCCGCCATCATCGTCAAGACCGTGGATGCCAAGACCCGCTCCACAACCAGCTTGAACGACCTGCTGCGCGATTAA